Part of the Yersinia hibernica genome, CGGATTTCATGTTGACACTTTTGCTGCTGTAACCCCGTTTGGGGACCTCATAGACCACGCGGACGCGGTCTTTCAGCTCCCCGCTGTTCGTGCGGTATTCAGCATCTTTATTCAGAAAATCCTGACAGGCCGGGGTCAGGTAGGGGCTCATCTGGGCAATTTTTGCCGGATAATCCACCTCACCGTCCTTAGGCCAGGCATTGAGTTGCTGAAAAATGTAAAATGCAAAGCTGTACACCGTGGAAGGGGGCACTTCCCACCACTTTTTGGTGCTGCCTGAGCGCAGGTCTGGCGGGTTATGGATAGTCAGATTGCGGGGAGCCATCATCCAGCCAGCGCTGGTTGTCACCAGTGCCACGAACAACATCGCGCACACCATACGCAGGGTGAAAATATGGTTGTCCCGGGCGCTGACCGCATTGCGAAAACGGCTCATAGCGTCCCTCCCCATTTAAAAGGTCGCGTACGGCGCAGCGCCCACGCCTGACTGTGAATGACCAGTACCCGACACAGCCCGACCTTCGCACGTAACACCTCCAACCGCCGCCAGACATAGTTATCCGGTTTTCCACGTTTGTAATTGCCGACCCAGCGGCCGCCCATAAACACCACGATGATAGGCATAATCAGCATGCAGGTCGGGATCGCAATCCAGCCCACGAAAGGGATAAACATCAGGGGAATGGACACCGGAATACCGAGCAGGAACCCCACCCCTGCCGCCAGCAGGAACTCACCGGCGGTGAAGCCTTTCCAAACAACGGGCGGCGTATTCAGACGGTCGGGTAAAAACGCGATCACGGCCATACCGCCCCCTTACAGAATGTCGCTGGCTTTGGTGACCAGCCAGATAACCACCACGAGGAGGATGACACCGATGATCACGAAGGTGCCGAACTCGGTCCAGGTCGCCTTACCCTGTCGGACGTGATGAAAACAACTGATGGCCGCGTTGGCGACCACGATGAAAGCTACGGCCGCAATGATGAGGCCACCGAGCGTCAGACCATCGCGCAGATAACCCTTGATGGTGGCGTACGTCCCGCTTCCTCCCCCAGTGGACGGCTGCTCAATAGGTGGCAGGTCAGCCAGGGCATTGCCGACGTAAAACAGGGCACTGCCTGAAATCAGCCCACACTTATTGCGAAAGAACGTCATTAACTTCATTGAATTATCCTTAACTTCAGTGGAAAAAGAAGAAGAGTGTCAGGAGCAGCATCACAACCAACCGGATAGCCGTCTCCGGCAACTTGCTCATGGGAATGGATTTCTCTGACACCCCGCGATAGGCGGTCACCAGCACCCAGGCGACAAACAGAAAAAGCACCGCGCCGAGGAGCCCCAAAATAAGCAGGTTGAGGGATGACGGCTCCATTCCGCCGCCGGTGCCGGCACTCCAGCCTGACTGCTGTGCAGAAGTCATGGACATTAGCGTCCCTCCTCGCCTCGGTACTGGCCGGTGACCGACATCGGCACTGAGGGCTGAGCCCGGGAAGGCTCCAGATAGTGTGCAATGCCCTGTTTCATGGTGGTGATGTCACGGGTTGCACTGAGGTAATCAAAGTAAAAGCGGACATCCTGGCCATTCTGATTAGCCACAACCCGTGCTCGGTCGAGGCCAGCCTGAACCTGGTCAAGCTGGCGCATCACCAGGGCCAGCTCATCTTTTTCGGAAGCCTGCGTCGGGAAAGAGCTGAGCCCGGTAATAGACAGCAGTAGTACACAGAGTCCGGGGGATAGGCGCATGGCGCTCTCCTGTGTGTTTGAGGTTGCGGGGAAAGACTGACGCAACCGCATAAGGAGAGCAGCAGGAAACTGTTTATGGTGGAGTGAAAATTAAAGTGAGGGACGCGGCGGCTAGCAGAGAATGTACTGCAATGGGTATGAGTCCTATAAAATGGAAATGCCAACGGTTAATTCGTCAATTATTTCGACATCAACCATCATGATTTCGTTGGACTAACCATTGCGGAATAAGCAAAAACCATTTGGCGTAACCAACTCGATATCATCGATAATAGCGTCGACCTGCTTGAATCCTGAACAAAAACTGGTTCATGCAAGTCACCTGTAGCTGAGCGTTCATCTAACCTAAATGTATTTGATTCGCCCCAAGGAACTAGCGAGGTACATAAAAATTTACTTTAATGGAGGTGATATTTTATGTAACCTATATGACCTATGTAACATAACAAATATCACATAGGTGATTGCATGTCGAAAGGTGATTCAGGCCGCATAGTTTTAGAAGTGGATCCGGAGTTAAAGAAAGCTCTCTATTCGGTTTTAGCCCATGAGCAACAAACATTGAAAGGCTGGTTCGTGGATAAAGCTAATAAGCACATAGAAGAAAAGAAACCAGAGCTTATAAAAAGTTTTTTAAAGGTAAATGATGAAATTTAAATCAGAACAGACGGTTCAAAAATTACGTGGTGGTTATTACACACCTCAAAATTTAGCAGACTATGTAACCAAATGGATTTTGCAAAAAAATCCTGAATCTGTTCTTGAGCCTAGTTGTGGTGATGGTGTGTTTATTCAGGCTTTATACAACAACGGGTGTAGCAAGTCACTCAAGCTCTCATGCTTTGAAATTTTTGATATCGAAGCACGAAAAGCATCTGATCTGTGTGAAAAGTTATGTTTTGAAAACTTCAGTGTGACAGAGGGTGATTTTCTAATTTGGGCTAACAAACAGTTAAACAAAACAAAAGGGCTGTTTGATGCAGTAATTGGTAATCCTCCGTTCATCAGATACCAATTCCTTGAAAAATCATTTCAAGAACAAACTGAACTGGTTTTTAAACAATTGGGCCTAAAATTCACTAAACATACAAATGCGTGGGTTCCATTTTTATTATCCACACTCGCCTTATTGAAGAAGGGTGGCCGCATGGCAATGGTCATTCCATCAGAGATCATCCATGTCATGCACGCCCAGTCATTACGTAGTTATATGGGCCAAATTTGTTCTAAAATTGTCATTATCGATCCGAAAGAGATTTGGTTTGAGGATACCCTGCAAGGTGCTGTTATCATCATGGCAGAGAAAAAAGATGATACTGACAAACCATCAGAGGGTGTTGGTATT contains:
- a CDS encoding PFL_4703 family integrating conjugative element protein; amino-acid sequence: MSRFRNAVSARDNHIFTLRMVCAMLFVALVTTSAGWMMAPRNLTIHNPPDLRSGSTKKWWEVPPSTVYSFAFYIFQQLNAWPKDGEVDYPAKIAQMSPYLTPACQDFLNKDAEYRTNSGELKDRVRVVYEVPKRGYSSKSVNMKSDNEWGARLDLVADEYYHTEPVKRAMVRYPIKVIRWEGDPERNPFGLAMDCYDGVPQRLEAIPVQAPEKRTGVFQ
- a CDS encoding TIGR03750 family conjugal transfer protein, whose amino-acid sequence is MAVIAFLPDRLNTPPVVWKGFTAGEFLLAAGVGFLLGIPVSIPLMFIPFVGWIAIPTCMLIMPIIVVFMGGRWVGNYKRGKPDNYVWRRLEVLRAKVGLCRVLVIHSQAWALRRTRPFKWGGTL
- a CDS encoding TIGR03758 family integrating conjugative element protein; translation: MSMTSAQQSGWSAGTGGGMEPSSLNLLILGLLGAVLFLFVAWVLVTAYRGVSEKSIPMSKLPETAIRLVVMLLLTLFFFFH
- a CDS encoding RAQPRD family integrative conjugative element protein, with the protein product MRLSPGLCVLLLSITGLSSFPTQASEKDELALVMRQLDQVQAGLDRARVVANQNGQDVRFYFDYLSATRDITTMKQGIAHYLEPSRAQPSVPMSVTGQYRGEEGR
- a CDS encoding TIGR03745 family integrating conjugative element membrane protein; amino-acid sequence: MKLMTFFRNKCGLISGSALFYVGNALADLPPIEQPSTGGGSGTYATIKGYLRDGLTLGGLIIAAVAFIVVANAAISCFHHVRQGKATWTEFGTFVIIGVILLVVVIWLVTKASDIL